A part of Candidatus Methylomirabilota bacterium genomic DNA contains:
- a CDS encoding TRAP transporter substrate-binding protein, translated as MTWRQFHNQPADSPLHRWLVRMWAAVRVETQGRVEVRVCPQNDGIAGGDPAALEMLLAGDVEFFTLMGGLIGTVVPVADMQGLPFAFHDHAHVFAVMDGEFGDFLRREMAAQGIHALPRATFENGFRHITTRTRPIRHAGDLESLTIRTPAGRLFLDFFDALGAKPQAVNLNRLHEALRTGVVEAQENPLVVTEFNGLWELQRYASLTGHMWSGFNLLANLAVWQGLPRETQAAVEVVASRYALGQRRETDALNRDLAAGLAGRGMIVNEVDTASFKRRLGPFYARWRKVFGPSAWSLLEAEVGPLG; from the coding sequence ATGACCTGGCGGCAGTTCCACAACCAGCCCGCGGACAGCCCGCTCCACCGCTGGCTCGTCCGGATGTGGGCGGCCGTCCGCGTCGAGACGCAGGGCCGGGTCGAGGTGCGCGTGTGCCCACAGAACGACGGCATCGCCGGCGGCGATCCCGCCGCCCTCGAGATGCTGCTCGCGGGCGACGTCGAGTTCTTCACGCTCATGGGCGGGCTCATCGGTACCGTGGTGCCCGTCGCCGACATGCAGGGGCTGCCCTTCGCCTTCCACGATCACGCCCACGTCTTCGCGGTGATGGACGGCGAGTTCGGCGACTTCCTCCGGCGCGAGATGGCGGCCCAGGGCATCCACGCCCTCCCGCGCGCGACGTTCGAGAACGGCTTCCGCCACATCACGACGCGCACGCGCCCCATCCGCCACGCCGGCGACCTCGAGAGCCTCACGATCCGCACGCCGGCGGGCCGGCTCTTTCTCGACTTCTTCGACGCGCTCGGCGCGAAGCCGCAGGCGGTGAACCTGAACCGGCTCCACGAGGCGCTGCGCACGGGCGTGGTCGAGGCGCAGGAGAACCCGCTGGTCGTCACCGAGTTCAACGGGCTCTGGGAGCTCCAGCGCTACGCGAGCCTGACGGGCCACATGTGGTCGGGCTTCAACCTCCTCGCAAACCTCGCGGTGTGGCAGGGGCTGCCGCGCGAGACCCAGGCGGCGGTCGAGGTCGTCGCCTCGCGCTACGCGCTCGGGCAACGGCGCGAGACCGACGCGCTCAACCGCGATCTCGCCGCGGGGCTCGCCGGTCGTGGCATGATCGTGAACGAGGTGGATACCGCGAGCTTCAAGCGACGGCTCGGCCCGTTCTACGCGCGCTGGCGGAAGGTCTTCGGCCCGAGCGCGTGGAGCCTGCTCGAGGCCGAGGTGGGCCCGCTGGGCTAG
- a CDS encoding branched-chain amino acid ABC transporter permease: MTRAWGLGLAVVAVAALAAVPRVARSDSVLNFLFLVLLSVTLAQSWNIVAGYAGQVNLGHAAFFGLGALTTRSLWSAGAPVSLAMAAGAGVATAGALLIGAVAFRLRGAYFAIGTLALGEILRITVGNVLSEVSTLPAATIARYRLADRYYLALALAVLTLGAVWALARSRAGLGMQAIREDEEAAEASGVNALGLKLLALALSTALAGLAGGLFAYYHISYYPSHPFGPHWTFDALLITYIGGVGTLHGPVLGAIFYVFLKEYLAIRWVDFHLLIFGALFIAIVLLLPGGLVEAAGRLRALAGRKAPTIIRP; the protein is encoded by the coding sequence GTGACGCGCGCCTGGGGGCTCGGGCTCGCCGTGGTGGCGGTGGCCGCGCTGGCCGCCGTCCCGCGCGTGGCGCGCAGCGACTCCGTGCTGAACTTCCTGTTCCTCGTGCTCCTCTCGGTGACGCTCGCCCAGAGCTGGAACATCGTCGCCGGCTACGCGGGGCAGGTGAACCTCGGCCACGCGGCGTTCTTCGGCCTCGGCGCGCTCACGACGCGCTCGCTCTGGAGCGCGGGCGCGCCCGTGTCCCTCGCGATGGCGGCGGGCGCCGGCGTCGCGACGGCCGGGGCGCTCCTGATCGGCGCGGTCGCCTTCCGCCTGCGCGGCGCCTACTTCGCCATCGGGACGCTCGCGCTCGGCGAGATCCTCCGCATCACGGTCGGCAACGTGCTCTCGGAGGTCTCGACCCTGCCCGCGGCGACGATCGCCCGCTACCGGCTCGCCGACCGCTACTACCTGGCGCTCGCGCTCGCCGTCCTGACGCTCGGCGCGGTGTGGGCGCTCGCGCGCTCGCGCGCGGGGCTCGGCATGCAGGCGATCCGCGAGGACGAGGAGGCGGCCGAGGCCTCGGGCGTGAACGCGCTCGGCTTGAAGCTCCTGGCGCTCGCGCTCTCGACGGCGCTCGCGGGCCTCGCCGGCGGGCTCTTCGCCTACTACCACATCAGCTACTACCCGTCGCACCCCTTCGGGCCGCACTGGACCTTCGACGCGCTGCTCATCACCTACATCGGCGGCGTCGGCACGCTCCACGGCCCGGTCCTCGGCGCGATCTTCTACGTCTTCCTGAAGGAGTACCTCGCGATCCGCTGGGTGGACTTCCACCTCCTGATCTTCGGCGCGCTCTTCATCGCGATCGTGCTCCTCCTGCCCGGCGGCCTCGTCGAGGCGGCCGGGCGCCTGCGCGCGCTGGCCGGACGGAAAGCGCCTACAATCATCCGGCCATGA
- a CDS encoding branched-chain amino acid ABC transporter permease — protein sequence MSSLVQQLVLGLLIGGLYGLAAAGLSLIFGVMKVLNVAHGQLIMLGGYGAFWLFALAGFDPFASLALVVPGALVLGALLYWALFGWVVRASEEARVKNSLLIGFGLALALDALAVRLWTADERSITTSYAGAVLHVGGITVPLVRLASLVLALALIGAVHLLLARARWGRAIRATAEDWEAALMTGIDVRRAYLLAFAIGTALAGAAGTLVSVGYSVSPSIGLEWTLKALVVVVLAGLGSMPGTFVGGLVLGLAEALAAWGFGGPYREMVGLVLFFVVLVARPQGLFAR from the coding sequence ATGAGCTCGCTGGTCCAGCAACTCGTCCTCGGGCTCCTGATCGGGGGCCTCTACGGGCTCGCCGCCGCGGGGCTCTCGCTGATCTTCGGCGTCATGAAGGTGCTCAACGTCGCCCACGGCCAGCTCATCATGCTCGGCGGCTACGGCGCGTTCTGGCTCTTCGCCCTCGCCGGCTTCGATCCCTTCGCCTCGCTCGCCCTCGTCGTCCCGGGCGCGCTCGTGCTCGGCGCCCTCCTCTACTGGGCGCTCTTCGGCTGGGTCGTGCGCGCGTCCGAGGAGGCGCGCGTGAAGAACTCGCTCCTGATCGGCTTCGGCCTGGCGCTGGCGCTCGACGCGCTCGCCGTGCGGCTCTGGACCGCGGACGAGCGCTCGATCACGACGTCGTACGCCGGCGCGGTCCTCCACGTGGGCGGCATTACGGTCCCGCTCGTGAGGCTCGCGAGCCTCGTCCTCGCGCTGGCGCTGATCGGCGCCGTCCACCTCCTGCTCGCTCGCGCGCGCTGGGGCCGCGCGATCCGTGCCACCGCCGAGGACTGGGAGGCGGCGCTCATGACGGGCATCGACGTCCGCCGCGCCTACCTGCTCGCGTTCGCCATCGGCACCGCGCTCGCGGGCGCCGCCGGCACGCTCGTGAGCGTCGGCTACTCGGTGAGCCCCTCGATCGGGCTCGAGTGGACGCTGAAGGCGCTGGTCGTCGTCGTGCTGGCGGGGCTCGGCTCGATGCCGGGCACCTTCGTCGGCGGCCTCGTGCTCGGCCTCGCCGAAGCCCTCGCCGCCTGGGGGTTCGGCGGGCCCTACCGCGAGATGGTCGGCCTCGTCCTCTTCTTCGTCGTGCTCGTCGCCCGCCCGCAGGGGCTCTTCGCCCGGTGA
- a CDS encoding ABC transporter ATP-binding protein, which yields MLEVEGLEASYGPFLVLSGVTLAVRPGEIVALLGPNGAGKTTLIRCVAGLLRPRAGTLRWEGRPLAGALAHTVVERGVAVVPEGRRLFGSMTVEENLGLGAFAPRARDGAAARLDGVYAIFPVLRERRSQLVRALSGGQQQMVAIGRALMAAPRLLVLDEPSLGLAPRIVESIFAVLREINRGGVSILLVEQNVHAALTLAHRGYILESGRVAAEGQGAALMNDAHVRRAYLGPLAR from the coding sequence GTGCTCGAGGTCGAGGGGCTCGAGGCCTCCTACGGCCCGTTCCTGGTCCTCTCCGGCGTCACGCTCGCGGTGCGCCCCGGCGAGATCGTCGCGCTCCTCGGGCCGAACGGGGCCGGCAAGACGACGCTGATCCGCTGCGTCGCGGGCCTCCTGCGCCCGCGCGCGGGCACGCTGCGCTGGGAGGGCCGGCCGCTCGCCGGCGCGCTCGCCCACACCGTCGTCGAGCGCGGTGTCGCGGTCGTGCCCGAGGGGCGGCGGCTCTTCGGCTCGATGACCGTCGAGGAGAACCTCGGCCTCGGCGCCTTCGCCCCGCGCGCGCGCGACGGCGCGGCGGCGCGGCTCGATGGCGTCTACGCGATCTTCCCCGTGCTCCGCGAGCGCCGCTCCCAGCTCGTCAGGGCGCTCTCCGGCGGCCAGCAGCAGATGGTCGCGATCGGGCGCGCCCTCATGGCCGCGCCGCGGCTCCTCGTCCTCGACGAGCCCTCGCTCGGCCTGGCGCCGCGGATCGTGGAGTCCATCTTCGCGGTCCTCCGCGAGATCAACCGCGGTGGCGTCTCGATCCTCCTCGTCGAGCAGAACGTCCACGCGGCGCTCACGCTGGCCCATCGCGGGTACATCCTCGAGTCCGGGCGCGTCGCGGCGGAAGGGCAGGGCGCCGCGCTCATGAACGATGCGCACGTGCGCCGCGCCTACCTCGGCCCCCTGGCTCGATGA
- a CDS encoding ABC transporter ATP-binding protein, translated as MTLLTVERVSKAFGGVRAVSDVSFTLAAGELVGVMGPNGSGKTTLFNLIAGALAPDAGAIRLRGRDIAGCLAHRVCAWGVARTFQLVRPFAGLTVLDNVLVGRLYGRAREGRGAATAEATRLLGLVGLEGRAHLRAAQLTLIDKKRLELARALATAPELLLLDEFMAGLNPAETESAMALIRRLQGEGVTLLMVEHIVWALMDLAQRIIVLSAGEKIADGAPAAVAADPTVVDVYLGSAAGGAG; from the coding sequence ATGACGCTCCTCACCGTGGAGCGCGTCTCCAAGGCCTTCGGGGGCGTGCGCGCGGTCAGCGACGTGAGCTTCACCCTCGCCGCGGGCGAGCTCGTCGGCGTCATGGGCCCGAACGGCTCGGGCAAGACGACGCTCTTCAACCTGATCGCCGGCGCCCTCGCGCCCGACGCCGGCGCGATCAGGCTCCGCGGCCGTGACATCGCCGGGTGCCTGGCGCACCGCGTGTGCGCGTGGGGCGTCGCGCGGACGTTCCAGCTCGTGCGCCCCTTCGCCGGGCTCACCGTGCTCGACAACGTCCTCGTCGGGCGGCTCTACGGCCGGGCGCGCGAGGGACGTGGCGCGGCGACCGCGGAGGCCACGCGCCTCCTCGGCCTCGTCGGGCTCGAGGGCCGGGCGCACCTCCGCGCCGCGCAGCTCACGCTCATCGACAAGAAGCGCCTCGAGCTCGCGCGCGCGCTCGCGACGGCGCCCGAGCTCCTCCTGCTCGACGAGTTCATGGCCGGGCTCAATCCCGCCGAGACCGAGAGCGCCATGGCGCTGATCCGCCGGCTCCAGGGCGAGGGCGTGACGCTCCTCATGGTCGAGCACATCGTGTGGGCGCTGATGGATCTCGCCCAGCGGATCATCGTGCTGAGCGCCGGCGAGAAGATCGCCGACGGCGCGCCCGCCGCCGTCGCCGCCGACCCGACCGTCGTGGACGTCTACCTCGGGAGCGCCGCCGGGGGCGCCGGGTAG